From Streptomyces sp. NBC_00683, one genomic window encodes:
- a CDS encoding DNA-3-methyladenine glycosylase I: MSDARPAADGGLRCPWGLSTEDYLAYHDTEWGRPVHGDDALFERLCLEAFQSGLSWLTILRRREGFRSAFAGFKISAVAEFTDADRERLLADAGIIRNRAKIDATMANAKVLAGWGEGELDALIWSYAPDPAGRPAPRALDDIPAVTPESTALAKDLKKRSIRFVGPTTAYALMQACGLVNDHLADCVAREALQGSSSGS, translated from the coding sequence ATGAGCGACGCCCGACCGGCCGCCGACGGCGGTCTGCGCTGCCCCTGGGGCCTGTCCACGGAGGACTACCTCGCCTATCACGACACGGAGTGGGGCCGTCCGGTCCACGGCGACGACGCCCTCTTCGAGCGGCTCTGCCTGGAGGCGTTCCAGTCCGGGCTCTCCTGGCTGACGATCCTGCGCCGCCGCGAAGGGTTCCGCAGCGCCTTCGCCGGGTTCAAGATCTCCGCCGTGGCGGAGTTCACCGACGCCGACAGGGAACGGCTCCTCGCGGACGCCGGCATCATCCGCAACCGGGCGAAGATCGACGCGACGATGGCCAACGCCAAGGTGCTGGCCGGCTGGGGCGAGGGCGAGCTGGACGCACTCATCTGGTCGTACGCCCCCGACCCGGCCGGCCGGCCCGCCCCGCGCGCCCTCGACGACATCCCGGCCGTCACCCCGGAATCCACGGCGCTGGCCAAGGACCTCAAGAAGCGGTCCATCCGCTTCGTCGGCCCCACGACGGCCTACGCCCTCATGCAGGCCTGCGGCCTCGTCAACGACCACCTGGCCGACTGCGTGGCCCG